A single genomic interval of Nonomuraea rubra harbors:
- a CDS encoding FkbM family methyltransferase, with product MIRLGAAAGLLRAGARVSLSEPELLGLAGFVRPGAVCFDIGAAYGMYTYPLARLAGPAGQVHSFEPLPVPYRLLEMGVRASGARNVRVTNAAMGASTGWTRLRLPYRFGLPIHGWAHLDEGLKTPFRLAAGRTLEVAVHTVDRVCELRELSRVDFMKVDVEGFEPVVLEGAAWTIEQHRPALLLEIEERHLGKYGGTAAEVAASLTGRGYRMRVWSGGRWSRTDTVSRRWRNYLFTT from the coding sequence GGCTGCTGCGGGCAGGGGCGCGGGTCTCGCTGAGCGAGCCGGAGTTGCTGGGGCTGGCCGGGTTCGTCCGGCCGGGCGCGGTCTGCTTCGACATCGGGGCCGCGTACGGGATGTACACCTATCCGCTGGCCAGGCTGGCGGGCCCGGCGGGGCAGGTGCACAGCTTCGAGCCGCTGCCGGTGCCGTACCGGCTGCTGGAGATGGGGGTGCGGGCCTCGGGGGCGCGCAACGTGCGGGTCACCAACGCGGCGATGGGCGCGTCCACCGGGTGGACCCGGCTGCGGCTGCCGTACCGCTTCGGCCTGCCCATCCACGGCTGGGCCCACCTCGACGAGGGGCTCAAGACCCCCTTCCGGCTCGCCGCCGGCAGGACGCTGGAGGTGGCCGTGCACACCGTGGACCGGGTGTGCGAGCTGCGGGAGCTCTCCCGGGTGGACTTCATGAAGGTGGACGTCGAGGGGTTCGAGCCGGTCGTGCTGGAGGGGGCGGCGTGGACCATCGAGCAGCACCGCCCTGCCCTGCTGCTGGAGATCGAGGAGCGGCACCTGGGCAAGTACGGCGGGACGGCCGCCGAGGTGGCGGCGTCGCTGACCGGGCGCGGCTACCGGATGCGCGTCTGGAGCGGCGGACGGTGGAGCCGCACGGACACGGTGAGCAGGCGGTGGCGCAACTACCTCTTCACCACCTGA